One segment of Nostoc piscinale CENA21 DNA contains the following:
- the pds gene encoding 15-cis-phytoene desaturase: protein MRVAIAGAGLAGLSCAKYLVDAGYTPIVLERRDVLGGLVAAWKDSDGDWYETGLHAFFGAYPNMLQLLKELGIEDRLQWKEHTLIFNQPEKPGTLSRFDVPDIPSPFNIIASILRNNDMLTWEQKIRFAIGLLPAIVRGQNYVEEMDKYSFSEWLKRQGVGERVASDVFIAASKALTFINPDEVSSTILLTALNRFLQERYGSKIAFLDGSPTERLCQPIVDYITERGGEVRLNAPLKEIVLKSDGTVKEFLLRGLNGEPDEVVTADFYVSAMSVDPLKVMLPEPWKQMEFFQKLEGLEGVPVVNLHLWFDRKLTDIDHLLFSRSPLLSVYADMSNTCREYANPDRSMLELVLAPAKDWVSKSDEEIVAATMTELEKLFPDHFGKENPAKLLKSHVVKTPRSVYKATPGRQQYRPPQKTPIANFFLSGSYTMQRYLGSMEGAVLSGKLTAQAICESLPEASASNLQTLTRPPATNAATA from the coding sequence ATGCGAGTAGCGATCGCGGGTGCTGGTCTAGCAGGACTTTCCTGCGCGAAATATCTTGTAGACGCAGGTTACACCCCCATTGTCTTAGAGCGTCGGGACGTATTGGGTGGCCTAGTAGCGGCATGGAAAGACTCTGACGGCGACTGGTACGAAACCGGGTTACACGCCTTCTTTGGGGCATACCCCAATATGCTGCAATTGCTCAAGGAATTAGGCATTGAAGACCGCCTTCAGTGGAAAGAACATACACTAATTTTTAATCAACCAGAAAAGCCTGGAACACTCTCACGGTTTGATGTTCCCGATATTCCATCTCCGTTTAACATCATTGCCTCGATTCTGCGTAACAACGATATGTTGACTTGGGAGCAGAAGATTAGGTTTGCTATTGGCCTGCTGCCAGCCATTGTCCGTGGTCAAAATTATGTTGAAGAGATGGATAAGTACAGCTTTTCTGAATGGCTGAAAAGACAAGGTGTTGGTGAACGGGTAGCAAGTGATGTGTTTATTGCTGCTTCTAAAGCCCTTACCTTTATTAACCCTGATGAAGTTTCTTCAACAATTTTATTAACAGCCCTCAATCGCTTCTTGCAAGAGCGATACGGCTCCAAAATCGCCTTTTTAGATGGTTCGCCCACCGAAAGATTGTGTCAACCCATTGTTGATTACATTACCGAACGTGGTGGCGAAGTGCGGCTCAATGCCCCTCTCAAAGAAATTGTGCTGAAATCTGATGGCACAGTCAAAGAATTTTTGCTGCGTGGGTTAAATGGCGAACCTGATGAAGTGGTGACGGCAGACTTTTACGTATCAGCGATGTCAGTTGATCCGTTAAAAGTCATGCTACCCGAACCTTGGAAGCAAATGGAATTCTTTCAAAAGCTAGAAGGCTTAGAAGGCGTACCAGTAGTTAATCTCCATCTATGGTTTGATCGGAAATTAACAGACATTGATCACCTACTTTTCTCGCGATCGCCCCTCCTCAGCGTTTATGCTGATATGAGCAACACTTGTCGAGAATATGCTAACCCTGATCGTTCAATGCTGGAATTAGTTCTCGCTCCGGCAAAAGATTGGGTCAGCAAATCTGACGAGGAAATTGTTGCTGCAACTATGACTGAGTTGGAAAAACTCTTCCCCGACCACTTTGGGAAAGAAAATCCAGCCAAACTGCTGAAATCCCATGTAGTGAAAACGCCGCGTTCAGTTTACAAAGCGACTCCTGGTCGTCAACAGTACCGTCCGCCCCAAAAAACGCCCATCGCCAATTTCTTTCTGAGTGGGAGTTACACCATGCAACGCTACTTAGGCAGTATGGAAGGGGCCGTACTTTCTGGTAAGCTAACAGCGCAGGCGATTTGTGAATCGCTGCCAGAGGCCAGTGCCTCAAACTTACAAACGCTAACCCGACCGCCTGCAACG
- a CDS encoding glycoside hydrolase family 3 N-terminal domain-containing protein, translating into MSISRELELFGNHVILGVSSTKLSDDDKRALGELKPVGVIFFGKNFIEGVPYEIWLESFKELIDQIREYAERDSMFMTLDHEGGRVVRTPLPITRFPYAMLLRSQAREVAKATARELKSLGINVSWSPVADVYSNPLNPVIGPRAFGNTTETAAQYALEYYLGLQESGILGCAKHFPGHGDTSTDSHVELPVLNLTVQDLRDRELIPFKALIAAQIPLIMTTHILFPQIDPDVPGTISQRILKNILREELGFEGVVVSDDLDMKAISDMFTQSGTVARAFNAGCDLFILSRNINSSSLERTYYMAKDFADALSQGSLKKEVVTAARQRIENLLAQTPQYIVHALDKATLLRHAELAIACTFQ; encoded by the coding sequence ATGTCAATCTCACGAGAGCTAGAATTATTTGGAAATCACGTAATTTTGGGGGTTTCCAGCACAAAATTGAGTGATGATGATAAGCGGGCGCTGGGTGAGTTAAAACCAGTCGGAGTCATATTTTTTGGTAAAAACTTTATAGAAGGTGTTCCTTATGAGATTTGGTTAGAAAGCTTTAAAGAACTCATCGACCAAATTCGAGAATATGCGGAACGTGATTCGATGTTTATGACTTTAGATCATGAAGGTGGGCGGGTAGTCCGTACACCTTTACCAATTACGAGATTTCCTTATGCAATGCTATTGCGATCGCAGGCTAGAGAAGTAGCAAAAGCCACAGCTAGAGAGTTGAAATCACTGGGGATTAATGTCTCTTGGTCGCCTGTGGCCGATGTTTATTCTAATCCTCTCAACCCGGTAATTGGGCCGCGTGCTTTTGGCAACACAACAGAAACCGCAGCCCAATATGCGTTGGAATATTATCTAGGGTTGCAAGAGTCTGGTATTTTAGGATGTGCCAAGCATTTTCCGGGACATGGAGACACCAGCACCGATTCTCACGTTGAATTACCAGTGCTGAATTTAACTGTACAAGATTTGCGCGATCGGGAACTGATACCTTTCAAAGCTTTGATTGCAGCACAAATTCCCTTAATTATGACAACTCACATCTTGTTTCCTCAAATTGATCCAGATGTGCCAGGAACTATCTCACAACGAATTCTGAAAAATATTTTACGAGAAGAACTAGGGTTTGAGGGTGTTGTAGTATCCGATGACTTGGATATGAAAGCAATTTCCGATATGTTTACCCAAAGCGGTACTGTCGCACGCGCCTTTAACGCTGGGTGTGACTTGTTTATTTTGTCGCGGAATATCAATTCATCGTCTTTGGAACGTACTTATTATATGGCGAAAGATTTTGCTGATGCTCTCAGTCAAGGTAGCTTGAAGAAAGAGGTAGTGACAGCCGCTAGACAGAGAATTGAAAATTTGTTAGCCCAAACACCGCAATATATTGTTCATGCTTTGGATAAAGCTACATTACTACGACACGCAGAATTAGCGATCGCTTGTACTTTCCAATAA
- a CDS encoding B12-binding domain-containing radical SAM protein, protein MTSSLFATERLLFTPTTPDTDAIPLIFAFPNEYSVGITSLGYQIVWATLAMRDDVQVSRLFTDIHEQLPRQPEIVGFSISWELDYVNILNLLESLDVPIRAKLRNDAHPLIFGGGPVLTANPEPFADFFDIILLGDGENLLGNFIEAYKEVRQAPRQIQLQRLAQVQGIYIPSLYEVEYQTPDGEIKSIQPIDSDVPAIVQKQTYRGNILSASTVVTEKAAWENIYMVEVVRSCPEMCRFCLASYLTLPFRTASLESSLIPAIERGLAVTNRLGLLGASVTQHPEFEELLNYISQPKYDEVRLSIASVRTNTVTVQLAETLAKRDTRSLTIAVESGSDKLRQIINKKLQNDEIIQAAINAKAGGLSGLKLYGMVGIPGEEAEDLDATVAMMRSMKKAAPGLRLSFGCSTFVPKSHTPFQWFGVNRQAEKRLQLLQKQLKPQGIDFRPESYNWSIIQALLSRGDRRLSQLLELTRDFGDSLGSYKRAFKQLKGQIPDLDFYVHTNWSTSQVLPWSHLQGPLPQSTLLKHLDEATSHFRSASKELQPLNS, encoded by the coding sequence ATGACATCATCTCTATTTGCTACTGAACGACTTTTATTCACTCCTACTACTCCTGATACTGATGCAATACCCCTGATTTTTGCCTTTCCTAATGAGTACAGTGTGGGTATTACTAGCCTTGGTTATCAGATAGTTTGGGCAACTTTAGCAATGCGCGATGATGTGCAGGTAAGTAGGCTATTTACTGATATTCATGAACAACTTCCAAGACAACCGGAGATTGTGGGATTTTCGATTTCTTGGGAATTGGATTATGTCAATATTTTAAATTTATTGGAATCTTTAGATGTTCCGATTCGGGCAAAGTTACGAAATGATGCTCATCCGCTTATTTTTGGTGGCGGCCCAGTTCTCACGGCTAATCCTGAACCTTTTGCCGATTTTTTTGATATCATCTTGTTAGGAGATGGGGAAAATCTGCTGGGTAATTTTATTGAAGCATATAAAGAAGTGAGACAAGCTCCTAGACAAATTCAGCTTCAAAGATTGGCACAAGTACAAGGGATTTATATTCCGAGTTTGTATGAAGTAGAATATCAAACACCGGATGGTGAAATTAAATCAATTCAGCCGATTGATTCAGATGTTCCGGCTATTGTTCAAAAGCAAACTTATCGCGGAAATATTCTCTCAGCTTCCACAGTAGTTACAGAAAAAGCTGCTTGGGAAAATATTTACATGGTGGAGGTGGTAAGAAGTTGTCCGGAAATGTGCCGCTTTTGTTTGGCAAGTTATCTGACACTACCATTTAGAACTGCTAGTTTGGAAAGCTCATTAATTCCTGCGATTGAGAGAGGTTTAGCAGTTACAAACCGCCTGGGATTATTGGGTGCTTCTGTGACACAACATCCAGAATTTGAGGAGTTATTGAATTATATTAGTCAGCCAAAGTATGATGAGGTGCGGCTGAGTATTGCTTCAGTCCGGACTAATACGGTAACAGTGCAGTTGGCGGAAACTTTGGCAAAACGAGACACGCGATCGCTTACCATAGCTGTAGAGAGTGGTTCAGATAAACTGCGGCAAATCATCAACAAAAAGCTGCAAAATGATGAAATCATCCAAGCGGCGATAAATGCGAAAGCTGGCGGACTCTCAGGCTTAAAACTCTACGGGATGGTGGGTATCCCTGGGGAAGAGGCGGAAGATTTAGACGCAACTGTGGCTATGATGCGGAGTATGAAAAAAGCTGCACCTGGACTAAGATTAAGCTTTGGCTGTAGTACCTTTGTCCCCAAATCTCATACACCATTTCAATGGTTTGGCGTAAATCGTCAAGCAGAAAAGCGGTTGCAGCTTTTACAAAAACAACTCAAACCCCAGGGGATAGATTTTCGTCCAGAAAGTTATAACTGGTCTATCATACAGGCTTTGTTATCGCGGGGCGATCGCAGATTATCCCAACTTTTGGAACTCACCCGTGACTTTGGCGACTCCTTGGGTAGTTATAAACGCGCCTTCAAGCAACTTAAAGGACAAATCCCCGACTTAGATTTTTATGTCCATACTAACTGGTCAACATCTCAGGTCTTGCCTTGGAGCCACTTGCAAGGGCCGCTACCGCAGTCTACACTACTAAAGCACTTGGATGAGGCGACCAGTCATTTCCGTTCAGCCTCTAAAGAACTACAACCTTTAAATTCGTAG
- a CDS encoding CPXCG motif-containing cysteine-rich protein, whose product MQTTAEYYCAFCGEPNLTFIDLSAGGQQSYVEDCQVCCNPNILYIRVDEDTLDIEIDTEYDEG is encoded by the coding sequence ATGCAAACCACTGCTGAGTATTACTGCGCCTTTTGCGGCGAACCAAACTTAACCTTTATTGACTTGAGTGCGGGGGGACAGCAATCTTATGTTGAAGATTGTCAAGTTTGCTGTAACCCCAATATTTTGTATATCCGGGTTGACGAAGACACCTTAGATATCGAAATTGATACTGAATACGACGAAGGCTGA
- a CDS encoding SRPBCC family protein, translating into MLHFNHSSVINAPIELVWQFHERPDILQMLTPPWQPVQVVRREGGLQIGAITEFRLFLGLVPLTWLARHTQCEPYHLFVDEQISGPFETWIHRHEFQSEDGKTKLTDAISYSMPGGDTVEFISGWLVQSQLEAMFRYRHYVTKRECEGKGNNWW; encoded by the coding sequence ATGCTGCACTTCAACCATTCATCTGTAATTAATGCGCCAATAGAATTAGTTTGGCAATTTCATGAAAGACCAGATATCCTACAAATGCTAACTCCGCCTTGGCAACCAGTCCAAGTAGTCCGGCGGGAAGGAGGACTGCAAATAGGTGCTATTACAGAGTTTCGTTTGTTTCTGGGGTTAGTACCTTTAACTTGGTTAGCGCGTCACACCCAATGCGAACCATATCACCTATTTGTAGATGAACAAATATCTGGCCCCTTTGAAACTTGGATACATCGCCATGAATTTCAGTCCGAAGATGGCAAAACCAAGCTAACAGATGCAATTTCCTACTCTATGCCAGGGGGAGATACAGTTGAATTTATTAGTGGTTGGCTAGTGCAAAGTCAACTAGAAGCGATGTTTCGCTACCGCCATTATGTAACGAAGCGTGAATGCGAGGGTAAAGGTAATAACTGGTGGTAA
- a CDS encoding phage holin family protein — protein sequence MLGTFLITLATALSLLIVDLVVPGVNIANFPSALIAAVVIGLLNSSVKPVLSTLSLPLNLLTFGAFSLVVNGICFTLAAFLVPGFSAHGILAFILGPVVLSLANTFIGNYFAERNLSLTGNTSKTGELPQGNPQQ from the coding sequence ATGTTGGGAACATTTCTTATAACTCTAGCTACAGCACTCAGCTTACTAATTGTTGATTTAGTTGTGCCTGGTGTTAATATTGCTAACTTTCCTTCGGCGTTAATTGCGGCTGTTGTCATTGGCTTACTCAATAGTTCGGTCAAGCCAGTGCTTTCTACCCTATCTTTACCATTAAACCTGTTAACCTTCGGAGCATTTTCGCTGGTTGTGAACGGTATTTGTTTCACATTAGCAGCATTTTTAGTACCTGGGTTTAGCGCACATGGAATTCTCGCGTTTATTCTCGGCCCAGTTGTTTTATCTTTAGCTAATACCTTCATTGGTAACTACTTTGCTGAAAGAAACTTGTCTTTAACAGGCAACACTTCCAAAACAGGTGAATTACCCCAAGGTAATCCTCAGCAATAG
- a CDS encoding YqaE/Pmp3 family membrane protein encodes MKLLRFLLALVVPPLGVFLTVGVGPTLVINILLTLLGWLPGSIHALWVVAKREEALNSGTY; translated from the coding sequence ATGAAACTATTGCGCTTTTTACTTGCTCTTGTAGTGCCTCCTTTGGGCGTTTTTCTGACAGTTGGTGTTGGCCCGACTTTGGTAATTAATATTCTGTTGACCTTGCTTGGTTGGCTTCCTGGCAGTATTCATGCACTGTGGGTAGTTGCTAAGAGAGAAGAAGCATTGAACAGTGGAACTTACTAA
- a CDS encoding aldo/keto reductase: MLLPTESRLQLTPDLNICRILNGMWQVSGAHGHIQPQAAIQAMFQYMDAGFTTWDLADHYGPAEDFIGEFRHQLIATRGKEALANLQAFTKWVPRPRKITKKIVEENINISLRRMQVESLDLIQFHWWEYNDKNYLDALRFMAELQTEGKIKHLALTNFDTKHLQIIINAGIKIVSNQVQFSLVDRRPEVAMVEFCHEHNIKLLTYGTVCGGFLSEKYLGQPEPRNFDLATASLRKYKNMIDAWGGWQLFQELLVTLKDIADKYGVSIANIAVRYILDKPAVGGVIVGARLGVSEHIENNAKVFSFSLAQEDCDRIDQVSQKSRDLYKIIGDCGDEYRR, translated from the coding sequence GTGCTACTACCTACAGAAAGTCGTCTGCAACTAACTCCTGATTTAAACATTTGTCGGATATTAAATGGAATGTGGCAAGTATCTGGCGCACATGGACATATTCAACCACAAGCGGCAATACAAGCTATGTTCCAATATATGGATGCAGGTTTTACTACCTGGGATTTAGCCGACCATTATGGCCCGGCTGAAGATTTTATTGGAGAATTTCGCCATCAACTAATTGCAACTAGAGGGAAAGAAGCTTTAGCCAACTTACAAGCTTTCACAAAATGGGTTCCTCGTCCACGGAAAATTACGAAAAAAATAGTTGAGGAAAATATTAATATTTCCTTGCGGAGAATGCAGGTTGAATCTTTAGATTTAATCCAATTTCATTGGTGGGAATATAATGATAAAAACTATTTAGATGCCTTGAGATTTATGGCAGAATTGCAAACTGAGGGCAAAATTAAGCACTTAGCTTTGACAAATTTTGATACAAAACACCTGCAAATTATCATCAATGCAGGAATTAAAATTGTTTCTAACCAAGTGCAGTTTTCTTTAGTTGACCGCCGTCCAGAAGTGGCAATGGTAGAATTTTGTCACGAACATAATATTAAACTGTTAACTTACGGGACAGTTTGCGGTGGTTTTTTATCAGAGAAATATTTAGGTCAGCCGGAACCCCGAAACTTTGATTTAGCCACAGCCAGCTTACGCAAATACAAAAATATGATTGATGCTTGGGGTGGTTGGCAATTATTTCAAGAATTGCTGGTGACGCTGAAAGACATTGCTGATAAGTATGGTGTCAGTATTGCGAATATTGCTGTGCGTTACATCTTAGATAAACCAGCCGTAGGAGGTGTGATTGTGGGTGCAAGGCTGGGTGTATCGGAACATATTGAAAATAACGCCAAAGTCTTTAGTTTTAGTTTAGCCCAGGAAGATTGCGATCGCATTGATCAAGTCTCGCAAAAATCCCGCGATTTGTATAAGATAATTGGCGATTGTGGTGATGAATACCGCAGATAA
- a CDS encoding VOC family protein, with translation MKSILAPGHLRKVHHIALNVKDMQASRHFYGKILGLHELTGKQVPATLVELVAEGKVANFVTPDGVILDLFWTPDLNPPHPDPEQSFTRAYHLAFDIDPRLFETALAVLEENKVAIAHGPVTRPTGKGVYFYDPDGFMIEIRCDPQPELKVPSANY, from the coding sequence ATGAAAAGTATCCTTGCTCCTGGACATTTGCGGAAAGTGCATCACATTGCTCTCAATGTCAAAGATATGCAAGCTTCGCGTCACTTTTACGGTAAGATTTTAGGCTTACATGAATTGACGGGTAAGCAAGTCCCCGCAACATTGGTGGAACTGGTGGCTGAAGGGAAAGTTGCCAACTTTGTGACTCCTGATGGTGTAATTTTAGATTTATTTTGGACACCTGATCTCAATCCACCTCATCCAGACCCAGAACAGAGTTTTACCAGAGCGTATCATCTGGCGTTTGATATTGATCCGCGATTATTTGAGACAGCCCTAGCTGTTTTAGAGGAGAATAAAGTAGCGATCGCACATGGCCCAGTTACTCGTCCTACAGGTAAAGGCGTGTACTTTTATGACCCTGACGGATTTATGATTGAAATTCGTTGCGATCCTCAACCTGAACTAAAAGTACCGAGTGCTAATTACTAA
- a CDS encoding trehalase family glycosidase, producing the protein MTIQLTTQTQAIRTYIKQTWKTLTRSHQHLLESAQDTKLEHPPNTPWLVYISPQEDCNTVKSVLERSLSATEMQQIEIRTLPNEVADIQEHGLLYLPGAYVVPGGRFNEMYGWDSYFILLGLLRDEEWELAQSQVDQLLYQVQHYGTILNANRTYMLTRSQPPVLSLMVLALFQHTQDQAWLKSTLPLLEQFYYYWVVPPHLNPATGLSRYFALGEGPAPEVLFSELDEAGRSHYERVKEYYQKFEIDDYDVSLYYDREKDELTDLFYKGDRSMRESGFDISNRFGPFSVDIIHYAPVCLNCLLYQMEQDLAQIHDILGNPELRQQWSDRASLRCERINQYLWDEETGLYLDYNFHSGDRRHYEFATTFYPLWTGLASPTQAARIAQNLPIFAAPGGIFTSSRVTGNQWDAPFGWSPLTLIAVLGLRRYGYHTEAKEIADKFLAMAMQEFTRFGFFVEKYDVERCSAQVSDEICFGYSSNEIGFGWTNGVILELLALGYGEGVMASL; encoded by the coding sequence ATGACTATACAACTCACCACACAGACACAAGCCATCCGCACCTACATCAAACAAACCTGGAAAACCCTCACCCGTTCCCATCAACACTTACTAGAATCAGCCCAAGACACCAAACTAGAACACCCACCCAATACCCCGTGGCTAGTTTACATATCTCCCCAAGAAGACTGTAATACAGTCAAGTCTGTGTTAGAGCGATCGCTATCTGCAACCGAAATGCAGCAAATAGAAATTCGTACCTTACCCAACGAAGTTGCAGATATTCAAGAACACGGCTTGTTATATCTCCCCGGCGCTTATGTTGTCCCTGGTGGACGTTTTAACGAGATGTATGGCTGGGACAGCTATTTTATTTTGCTGGGCTTACTGCGGGATGAAGAATGGGAATTAGCTCAAAGTCAAGTTGATCAATTACTTTATCAAGTCCAGCATTACGGCACTATTCTCAATGCCAACCGTACCTATATGCTGACGCGATCGCAACCCCCTGTCTTAAGTTTGATGGTGCTGGCGTTGTTTCAACATACCCAAGATCAAGCATGGTTAAAATCAACTTTGCCCTTATTAGAACAATTTTATTACTACTGGGTAGTACCGCCACATCTCAACCCCGCCACAGGCTTATCTCGATATTTTGCTTTAGGAGAAGGGCCAGCCCCCGAAGTTTTATTTTCGGAACTGGACGAAGCCGGACGCAGCCACTACGAACGTGTCAAGGAATATTATCAAAAATTTGAGATTGATGATTATGATGTGAGTTTGTATTATGACCGCGAAAAAGACGAACTCACAGACTTATTTTACAAAGGTGATCGCTCTATGCGAGAGTCTGGTTTTGATATTAGCAACCGCTTTGGCCCTTTCAGCGTTGATATCATCCACTATGCGCCTGTTTGTTTAAACTGTTTGCTGTATCAAATGGAGCAAGACTTGGCGCAGATTCACGATATTTTAGGTAATCCAGAACTCAGACAACAATGGAGCGATCGCGCCAGTCTCCGCTGTGAACGTATCAATCAATACCTATGGGATGAAGAAACAGGACTTTACCTAGACTATAATTTCCATAGTGGCGATCGTCGTCATTATGAATTTGCTACCACCTTCTATCCTCTCTGGACAGGACTTGCTTCACCTACACAAGCCGCAAGAATCGCCCAGAATCTACCGATATTCGCCGCACCAGGGGGAATTTTTACCAGCTCTCGCGTCACAGGAAATCAATGGGACGCGCCTTTTGGCTGGTCTCCCCTCACATTAATTGCTGTCTTGGGACTTCGCCGCTATGGATATCATACCGAAGCCAAGGAGATTGCGGATAAATTCCTTGCTATGGCGATGCAAGAATTTACCAGATTTGGTTTCTTCGTCGAAAAATATGACGTTGAGCGTTGTTCTGCTCAAGTTTCCGATGAAATTTGCTTTGGTTACAGTTCTAACGAAATAGGTTTCGGTTGGACTAATGGCGTAATTTTAGAACTTTTAGCTTTGGGTTACGGGGAGGGTGTAATGGCTTCGCTGTGA